The Gossypium hirsutum isolate 1008001.06 chromosome A13, Gossypium_hirsutum_v2.1, whole genome shotgun sequence nucleotide sequence TGAGAGAAAAGATTGGATGAGTTTTGGGGATGAGGAAGAGAGGGTTTGGGAACACGAACAGCTACTTCACCTCCTCCGCCGCCGTTTCGGTCTTCGTCGTGGTGTTTTGTGGAGGATTTGAGGGATTGTTTAGGCTGCGGAAGAGAAGTGAAAAGGGAAGAAGATTTGGGTTGAAGGAGAGAGGAAACTTTAGGAGGAGGAGGAGTAGGAGGGTGAGTGATTTGTTGGGATTCATCGTCGTCGGAGGAAGCATAATTGGCTAACAAAGACTCCATCGCCGCCGGTGGCCGTGCCCGACGCAAAAGAAAAGAATATATCAAATCTGTATTCGCGTACAATGGTTTAAGCCTCAGCCTTAGGGCACCCAATATATCGTGataggtaaaatttttttattggcCCCTATAGTATAGATGGATTATGAATTTAGTTCTTTTACTCTGATTTGGACAtcttttagtttatatttttaaagaaatttcaaTTCGAAATTAAACAATATCCATTTAATTGTATAAGGTTtttctatatttaaatttattagattaaactctattattttcaaaattttatttgacAAATATATTATTACAGTTTTGAGACAaaacttgaaaaataattaacctaaaaatAATCTAACtagaaaataaacattaaatccacaatttaaatataatacaagattagtaataaaatttaatttaacaaatttaaattctacaccttaaatcaatatttaaatttcaagatttaaaaaatataaaaatttaagttcatcaaattaaaatacaactattaaatacatatatgtttaactttttttttttttttggttttgactTACGTAAAAACTAACCCAACTTCACATGATaatgtatattataattaatttagacGAGTTGGATTGACGAACTAATTTAGAAATGTAATTTCGATCATAAAAAAATGTTcttaattgttaaaaaaaaaaaaacataaaagtgtGCTTCCAAAGAAGCCATCACTATTAAAAAAAGTTTTACTTGAATAATATCTCAACCTTATTAAAAAAGTTTTACTTGAGTAGTAccttgacccgaacaaaattaaTGTTAGACCATATGACGAATGAATACACGtgcttaaaattttcttttcaaagcaGCTTTCTAAGATCttcattttgaaaataattttctgtaTATATACTTCAATAACATGAAAACACCATACTTTGCCAAAGCTAAATGCATCCTCTCATGGAGtgtaaatgaaacaaaatataCAATGGCTCAATCCAAGTATTGTGCAATGGAGGCCTACAACTACTATCGTCTCCTAGGATTTATGTAATGCATAAGATAATAATGTACGATGCCATGCAATATAATATATACAACGTTTTTACCAATCCTTGAGTAGTTCACCGGCAACATCCTTGTAactcactttctttttcttttgtggcTGTGGAATAAAATCGGCATCTAGTTTCTCATCCTCTACGACACGAATGTCTGCATCGTTATCCATGTGAGGTTTCTCGTTTTGGACAACAGAATTTGTGGTTTCGACATGCTTTATTCCAAGGCTTGGGATCATGTCTAGTAACATGGCCTGAACCGGATCGACCATAACTTCTAGCTTTTCTGAGGTTGAAATCTCATGGCCGTATTTCCCTTCATCTAGTTCCATATGGTCGAACTTCTCGGCTTTGTTGCCGGGTTGGTCATTATTTGCTTCACACATCACGGTATCATGAGCTTTATTAGGCCAGTTTATGCCGACATTTTCTTCTGCTGCTTGATTTTGATGAAACTCGAAATTTTCCCTACCAGCCCTTCTGTAGCACTCAGTATTATTCCCTTCACCCTTCCCTATCTCCTCATTTGTTTTGTCATCAGAACCACTTTCTTCAGACCCATCTTCATCAATCTTAACAGACATCTTTCCACGACGTCTTGGTACTCTCTGAGCTCGGGTTAcaattgtttttcctttctttgtgTTCTTGCTAGCAGGTCTTCTCTTCCTGTTCCCGTGACTAGGTGTAACCGCTGAAATTGATTTTTCGGGGTGATCTTTGCCTCCTCTCTGTTTTGTTTTACTTTCGGGTGAAGTAGATGTACCCTTGTTCTGAACACCGTTGAAATCTGGCTTGGATTTTTCCAGATTTTGGTCCAATTTGCTGCACAAAAAGTATAACATAAAGCAATTACTAGTTAGGACATCTACATCAGAGGACAATAAAGGGCTCAAAGCCTCTTATACAGATGCCTTACAAAGCAGTTTCTTGTTCATAATGCATGTGTATTATATTCAAAACTTCCAACACGTTTATTCTCTTACAAGGTGCAAATACCATGTAAGCCTGGTTTTTTGTGACTAGTTCATAAAAATATTACAGTTAATCGAACATAATCGTTTTCGACAAAACACCCGCTAGAAACATCATGATACATAGATTAATGATTTGATCAAGTGAAGAAATCAGGAGCATCAATAAATCTATTTGAACAACTCTATTTAAGATGAATGAAGAGCAGATTTCTAATGCAGAGTGGAACTTGAAACATATATATCCTAGTCTTGTAAGCAAAGCCTCGGTATCATATGGCTTTAACGAGTCGCAAAAGACTAGTTCAAAGAAAGGTTTTGTATATTAAAATAGATGCAAAGGTTGTTTGGTGTTTATTTCCATATTGCTTAGAGCTAGGTTAACCCCATCTCGAAATTCTGGTCTTGTCAGAGTTAGAACTGATATGCGATTGCTAAAGTTGGTAAAGTTTCAACATTCAAATAAGTTAACAGAACTTAAAGTGTGTTTTGCACAAACCTTTCTACGAAGTTTGTTTCTTCGAAATCATTGGGTTTCAAGCTATATTGGTCTTCTCGCAACTTCTGTCCCCGCTCTATGCAATTTTCCAACCACTGAGATTTGACAACATGAAGCCCCTTTTTCCACACAAGATTTTTCTCTTCAAAAGAACAACTACAAAAggaacaaagttaaaaaaaaaatccagccCTAGACTTGGACAGACAACTGTAAAATTTTAATGCAAAGACAATTGAAACTACAGAATTTGCAAATTGTAGGATGCTAATTGTTTGCTTGGCTGATAGTTCTTTCAAACAAAACTGACAACTATCCTGTCTCATGCCATATGAGACCCCTATCTCGACATTCAAATCCTTAAGCAAGCAAAAGGAACTGTCATATCCTCCAATAAAAGATCACGAGAAAAGCACCATTGGAATGCGTATGTTTAAGATGCAATATTATATTTTCTGTGACAGAGTTAGAACATATAGTGTAACCAAGACTCCTAGACTAGTCAAAAGAAGCTCATTATCACAACAAATGACATTAACCACAACAATAAATTATATTGACCATTATTACCTCTTAATAAGAGAGTCAAAGTCCACATCCAATCCCGGTACTGAGAGGACTACCAAATGGGTAGCATGGCTGAGATTCTCACTTATTTTGCCGCCACCCAttaaaatttcaagctttaacCTCCTTAGTGCTAGATTCAACAAGACTTGCCAATCAGCTTTCCTAAATAAAAGCTACAACCTATGAGAATGAAAATCGACAACCAGCATCGACAACCAGTAGCAAACTCTAAGACACCTACTTGAAGTTATTCGCTCAATAAAGACAAATAAGCAGAATAAATGTAGAGTCATAATTGGCAATATATCTTACAGAGACTCAGCTGAAGAGTAGAAGTAAACAGAGCAGCCATGAAACAGGGACCATTTATCATTTGGACAGTACTTCGCTCTGTAATAGTCAATTGTCTTGGAGTTTTCAGATCTTTGGATATTGTTTAAAAGCTGGACAAGATAAATCTATCATAAGTTTACTTTATCGAATATACAGGTCAATCACCAAATATTTGGAAGCAACATTAGTGGTTATCATCATAACATCGTGAATGAATTTCCTAATTTCTTGTTTGTCCATCATTGCCAGGCACAATGGTAGTTAATGCAGCAGAATGAGTTGCTGGAGTATAAATATACCTGTTTGATATCCGCAAGGTCAAGGTCCCAATAGTAAGGGTCAAAGTATTGATCAACTTCTTGCTGTAATTTCGTCTTTGATGAttcagaaagaaaaaggaaataccTTTAAAAGAAAACATATGGTAAAAGGAATTGTCAGCtgaatagaggaaagaaaagagaagggGAGTGAGCTCTGATTTGATGAATGCAAATCTTACTTTGGCTGCAAAGGAATAAGCTTCTTTTGTGAGCAACAATCCAAGGCCCAAGAGTAATGGATAATGTCCCCATGCAGCTTTGCTGCCTGATACTTGATCCCTGACAAGTTCTCTTGTTAACTCTAGTTTTGAGCACTGGAGGGGATATGCGTGCAtgtgtgtgtgtgagagagagagagagagagagagagagagaagaccTTTGCTTTCAGCTGCAACACAATGAGTAACTGAATTGTTCAAATTCATTGAGAACCTTCCCCCATGCTCCACAACCATTTTGTGAAATGAATCAAGAGAATATGTCGGAGGCACATTAACAAAGTCTATGCATGTCAAGGGAAGTTcaaactaaaattaaaggtaGATTCTGCAACACGCCATCTACAGACAGAATCTTGAAAAGTCGGGGGGGGGGGGAGAACTTGTAGTAAAACTAATGCATACAATGAGGGAGGGGGCATAGACACACCTGCAGATGCATGCATAAAATATAGAAGAAAAATGAAACTGATAACTAAGGAAATCTCACTGAAGGATACAAAACATAAGAtttgaaaatattaaggtttCTCCCTTTACGCAGGACGTGTCAGTCCGAATAAAATGAGAAGGAACAATGGAGACATTCTTTCTGTCTGCCTTTCTAGCATGTGCCTTGTGCTTTGTTTTACTATCAGGCTGGTTTTCCTGTTCTGTCCCTTTTTGAGTGGTACCATTACTTGAATGCACCAGTTCTACAAATGCTgaaacaaaaacaagaaattgaaagaggACACATGAGTAGACCCCAAAAATAGAAATTCATTAATTAAAGCAACAATACTTTCTATCCCCTTACATTGCACATCAAGGCACTCATGCCAAGGCTTGTCATATCTCACTCTATCAATACGTGGAAATCTCAGGCTGTACGGCGCAGCAAATACCtgaaaaaaatcaaagagaacATAAATAAGCATAAATCAAGAGAACAGgagtaaacaagtaaataaaacaaggaaaatgGAGAAGTCCAAATACTAAAGTAGCACTATTACTTTTGtctgaccaaaatataaattaaaaaatggcTATAAATACACACCTCAGACCTTATAG carries:
- the LOC121212618 gene encoding DNA ligase 4 isoform X2, which encodes MTEEIKLSVLVSLFTWIQRSRPSAKKRSKFRKFLDTFCKPSDYFSAMRLILPSLDRERGTYGLKESVLAICLIDALGLSRDSADALRLVNWRKGGANTGANAGNFALVAAEILQRRQGTVSGGLTIKELNELLDRLASAESRAEKTAIFATLINKTNAQEMKWVIMIILKDLKLGITEKSIFQEFHPDAEDLFNVTCDLKLVCEKLRDPTQRHKRQDIEVGKAVRPQLALRVRDPAAAWKKLHGKEVVVECKFDGDRIQIHKNGTDIHYYSRCILDGEMLVWDSTLNQFAEFGSNQEIAKAAKDGLDSDRQLCYVAFDILYVGDTSVIHQSLKERHEILQKVVKPLKGRLEILVPNGGLNANRPPGEPCWSCIAHSVNDVERFFKETIENRDEGIVIKDLNSKWEPSDRSGKWLKLKPDYIRAGSDLDVLIIGGYYGSGRRGGEVAQFLVGLADRPDPNAYPRRFISFCRVGTGLTDDDLETVAKKLKPYFRKYEYPKKMQPSFYQVTNHSKERPDVWIESPEKSIILSITSDIRTIRSEVFAAPYSLRFPRIDRVRYDKPWHECLDVQSFVELVHSSNGTTQKGTEQENQPDSKTKHKAHARKADRKNVSIVPSHFIRTDTSCVKGETLIFSNLMFYFVNVPPTYSLDSFHKMVVEHGGRFSMNLNNSVTHCVAAESKGIKYQAAKLHGDIIHYSWALDCCSQKKLIPLQPKYFLFLSESSKTKLQQEVDQYFDPYYWDLDLADIKQLLNNIQRSENSKTIDYYRAKYCPNDKWSLFHGCSVYFYSSAESLKADWQVLLNLALRRLKLEILMGGGKISENLSHATHLVVLSVPGLDVDFDSLIKSCSFEEKNLVWKKGLHVVKSQWLENCIERGQKLREDQYSLKPNDFEETNFVESKLDQNLEKSKPDFNGVQNKGTSTSPESKTKQRGGKDHPEKSISAVTPSHGNRKRRPASKNTKKGKTIVTRAQRVPRRRGKMSVKIDEDGSEESGSDDKTNEEIGKGEGNNTECYRRAGRENFEFHQNQAAEENVGINWPNKAHDTVMCEANNDQPGNKAEKFDHMELDEGKYGHEISTSEKLEVMVDPVQAMLLDMIPSLGIKHVETTNSVVQNEKPHMDNDADIRVVEDEKLDADFIPQPQKKKKVSYKDVAGELLKDW
- the LOC121212618 gene encoding DNA ligase 4 isoform X3, producing the protein MTEEIKLSVLVSLFTWIQRSRPSAKKRSKFRKFLDTFCKPSDYFSAMRLILPSLDRERGTYGLKESVLAICLIDALGLSRDSADALRLVNWRKGGANTGANAGNFALVAAEILQRRQGTVSGGLTIKELNELLDRLASAESRAEKTAIFATLINKTNAQEMKWVIMIILKDLKLGITEKSIFQEFHPDAEDLFNVTCDLKLVCEKLRDPTQRHKRQDIEVGKAVRPQLALRVRDPAAAWKKLHGKEVVVECKFDGDRIQIHKNGTDIHYYSRNFLDHSEYQHGMSNIITQNILVDRCILDGEMLVWDSTLNQFAEFGSNQEIAKAAKDGLDSDRQLCYVAFDILYVGDTSVIHQSLKERHEILQKVVKPLKGRLEILVPNGGLNANRPPGEPCWSCIAHSVNDVERFFKETIENRDEGIVIKDLNSKWEPSDRSGKWLKLKPDYIRAGSDLDVLIIGGYYGSGRRGGEVAQFLVGLADRPDPNAYPRRFISFCRVGTGLTDDDLETVAKKLKPYFRKYEYPKKMQPSFYQVTNHSKERPDVWIESPEKSIILSITSDIRTIRSEVFAAPYSLRFPRIDRVRYDKPWHECLDVQSFVELVHSSNGTTQKGTEQENQPDSKTKHKAHARKADRKNVSIVPSHFIRTDTSCVKGETLIFSNLMFYFVNVPPTYSLDSFHKMVVEHGGRFSMNLNNSVTHCVAAESKGIKYQAAKLHGDIIHYSWALDCCSQKKLIPLQPKYFLFLSESSKTKLQQEVDQYFDPYYWDLDLADIKQLLNNIQRSENSKTIDYYRAKYCPNDKWSLFHGCSVYFYSSAESLCSFEEKNLVWKKGLHVVKSQWLENCIERGQKLREDQYSLKPNDFEETNFVESKLDQNLEKSKPDFNGVQNKGTSTSPESKTKQRGGKDHPEKSISAVTPSHGNRKRRPASKNTKKGKTIVTRAQRVPRRRGKMSVKIDEDGSEESGSDDKTNEEIGKGEGNNTECYRRAGRENFEFHQNQAAEENVGINWPNKAHDTVMCEANNDQPGNKAEKFDHMELDEGKYGHEISTSEKLEVMVDPVQAMLLDMIPSLGIKHVETTNSVVQNEKPHMDNDADIRVVEDEKLDADFIPQPQKKKKVSYKDVAGELLKDW
- the LOC121212618 gene encoding DNA ligase 4 isoform X1, with amino-acid sequence MTEEIKLSVLVSLFTWIQRSRPSAKKRSKFRKFLDTFCKPSDYFSAMRLILPSLDRERGTYGLKESVLAICLIDALGLSRDSADALRLVNWRKGGANTGANAGNFALVAAEILQRRQGTVSGGLTIKELNELLDRLASAESRAEKTAIFATLINKTNAQEMKWVIMIILKDLKLGITEKSIFQEFHPDAEDLFNVTCDLKLVCEKLRDPTQRHKRQDIEVGKAVRPQLALRVRDPAAAWKKLHGKEVVVECKFDGDRIQIHKNGTDIHYYSRNFLDHSEYQHGMSNIITQNILVDRCILDGEMLVWDSTLNQFAEFGSNQEIAKAAKDGLDSDRQLCYVAFDILYVGDTSVIHQSLKERHEILQKVVKPLKGRLEILVPNGGLNANRPPGEPCWSCIAHSVNDVERFFKETIENRDEGIVIKDLNSKWEPSDRSGKWLKLKPDYIRAGSDLDVLIIGGYYGSGRRGGEVAQFLVGLADRPDPNAYPRRFISFCRVGTGLTDDDLETVAKKLKPYFRKYEYPKKMQPSFYQVTNHSKERPDVWIESPEKSIILSITSDIRTIRSEVFAAPYSLRFPRIDRVRYDKPWHECLDVQSFVELVHSSNGTTQKGTEQENQPDSKTKHKAHARKADRKNVSIVPSHFIRTDTSCVKGETLIFSNLMFYFVNVPPTYSLDSFHKMVVEHGGRFSMNLNNSVTHCVAAESKGIKYQAAKLHGDIIHYSWALDCCSQKKLIPLQPKYFLFLSESSKTKLQQEVDQYFDPYYWDLDLADIKQLLNNIQRSENSKTIDYYRAKYCPNDKWSLFHGCSVYFYSSAESLKADWQVLLNLALRRLKLEILMGGGKISENLSHATHLVVLSVPGLDVDFDSLIKSCSFEEKNLVWKKGLHVVKSQWLENCIERGQKLREDQYSLKPNDFEETNFVESKLDQNLEKSKPDFNGVQNKGTSTSPESKTKQRGGKDHPEKSISAVTPSHGNRKRRPASKNTKKGKTIVTRAQRVPRRRGKMSVKIDEDGSEESGSDDKTNEEIGKGEGNNTECYRRAGRENFEFHQNQAAEENVGINWPNKAHDTVMCEANNDQPGNKAEKFDHMELDEGKYGHEISTSEKLEVMVDPVQAMLLDMIPSLGIKHVETTNSVVQNEKPHMDNDADIRVVEDEKLDADFIPQPQKKKKVSYKDVAGELLKDW